From one Gimesia sp. genomic stretch:
- a CDS encoding FAD-dependent oxidoreductase: MADKKIDRRNFGKYLAGGTAAFLTGAASAADKQPLVDGVTRPSNTLILDGGGQSVWNSTAQHVRTRGWVSPDGKIFHEAARNIPIQEEDDVIVCGGGPAGFAAALAAARSGAKTRLLEVNGCVGGVWTAGALTLIIDAQKKPGIMHEILEKLEERDASNVLNNGSVAYDTEKTKLLLEDMLLEAGVKIQLHTRVVGAVTDINNRLSLIVTESKSGRQAWRAKSFIDCTGDGDMAAQAGCGYEFGQPGTGLTQPMSLMVLLTGVTTDGIAQFVRGDAEPRKLGNPKKNLLAEFQRAGVDPSYGGPTIFRVRDGLFAMMANHEYGTLSIDAAHVTDATLQARREVHKLVNSLKKLGDPWTNLEIIATAEQIGTREGRRILGRYYVSSEDLKNGARFDDGICHVRFGIDVHSTNPGKTKAIEKKPFKSKPYDIPLRALIARDVNGLMMAGRCISGDFIAHSSYRVTGNAVAMGEAAGVASAVAATSDKMPHEVPFSAVSKQLAQIRGEDQRQVKS; this comes from the coding sequence ATGGCAGACAAGAAGATAGACCGCCGCAATTTTGGAAAATATCTGGCCGGTGGAACTGCCGCCTTTCTGACGGGGGCAGCCAGTGCGGCTGACAAACAACCCCTGGTTGATGGCGTGACGCGTCCCTCGAATACGCTGATTCTGGATGGAGGCGGGCAATCGGTCTGGAACTCCACCGCACAACATGTTCGTACCCGCGGTTGGGTTTCCCCTGACGGGAAGATCTTTCACGAAGCCGCCCGGAATATTCCCATCCAGGAAGAAGACGATGTGATTGTCTGTGGTGGTGGCCCGGCCGGTTTTGCCGCAGCCCTGGCAGCAGCACGCAGCGGAGCCAAAACCCGTCTGCTGGAAGTGAATGGCTGTGTGGGAGGTGTCTGGACTGCTGGTGCGTTGACACTGATTATCGATGCGCAGAAGAAGCCGGGCATCATGCACGAGATTCTGGAAAAACTCGAAGAACGTGATGCCAGCAATGTCTTGAATAACGGGTCGGTTGCCTACGACACCGAAAAAACCAAGCTCCTGCTCGAAGACATGCTGCTGGAAGCGGGAGTCAAGATTCAGCTGCATACCCGCGTGGTCGGGGCTGTGACAGACATCAACAATCGTCTGTCGCTAATTGTCACTGAATCGAAGTCGGGTCGACAGGCCTGGCGGGCGAAGTCATTCATTGACTGTACCGGTGACGGCGACATGGCGGCACAGGCCGGCTGTGGCTATGAGTTCGGCCAGCCCGGTACCGGGCTCACCCAGCCGATGAGTCTGATGGTATTGCTGACCGGCGTAACGACAGATGGGATCGCCCAGTTCGTTCGTGGCGATGCCGAGCCCCGCAAGCTGGGGAATCCCAAGAAGAACCTGCTGGCAGAATTTCAGCGTGCCGGTGTGGATCCCTCTTACGGTGGACCGACAATCTTCCGTGTGCGGGATGGACTGTTTGCGATGATGGCCAACCATGAATATGGAACACTTTCGATCGATGCTGCTCACGTTACCGACGCAACCCTGCAGGCACGTCGAGAAGTACACAAGCTGGTCAACAGCCTCAAGAAACTGGGGGATCCCTGGACCAATCTCGAAATTATCGCGACCGCAGAACAGATCGGAACGCGTGAAGGACGTCGCATTCTGGGGCGTTATTACGTTTCGAGTGAGGATCTGAAAAACGGTGCCCGTTTTGATGACGGAATCTGTCATGTCCGATTTGGAATCGACGTGCATTCCACCAACCCGGGTAAAACCAAGGCGATTGAAAAGAAACCATTCAAATCGAAACCCTATGACATTCCGCTGAGGGCTCTGATCGCCCGGGATGTGAACGGCCTGATGATGGCTGGACGCTGTATCAGCGGTGACTTCATCGCGCACAGTAGTTACCGGGTCACCGGGAATGCAGTCGCGATGGGAGAAGCAGCCGGAGTCGCATCAGCTGTGGCGGCGACTTCAGACAAAATGCCTCACGAAGTCCCCTTCTCTGCCGTTTCCAAACAGCTGGCACAGATCCGCGGGGAAGATCAGCGGCAGGTAAAAAGCTAG
- a CDS encoding glycine--tRNA ligase encodes MEKIVALCKRRGFVFQSSEIYGGLQGFWDYGPLGVELKRNVREAWWSDMITTHNELIAPEGAPKPFGMTGVETTIIMHPSVWKSSGHFDLFHDFMVDSKESKTRFRVDHVSVAVAYASDQKPVACETYMADIGEEGLSKTKRKRLEKAIAEYEKDNNLSNSEEPQISVCNLMEYAKMLGNAGIPATGKLEARCPDTGGELTEPREFNLMFKTIIGALSGEEGTAFLRPETAQGMFVNFKNVVDSGRVKVPFGIAQIGKSFRNEITPRNYTFRSREFEQMEMEFFCHPDESFEWYQYWRDRRYNWYIQHGINPENLILRDHTQEELAHYSVGTADVEYAFPFMEENEYGELEGIAHRGDFDLRSHMEGKLVREGDQLVVEKNEHGQPKYKGSGKDLTYFDDQTRERFIPHVIEPAAGADRATLAFLCEAYYEDEQPDDKGEMQSRTVMQFHPKLAPVKAAVFPLIKKAGMPEVAADIYGKLKKAGIQAVYDQQGAIGRRYRRQDEIGTPFCLTVDGDTEQDNCVTMRDRDSLKQERIPIDDIVAEVQRRIHG; translated from the coding sequence ATGGAAAAGATTGTAGCGTTGTGTAAACGACGCGGGTTTGTTTTTCAGTCTTCTGAGATCTATGGCGGATTGCAGGGATTCTGGGATTACGGCCCATTGGGAGTCGAACTCAAGCGGAATGTCCGTGAAGCCTGGTGGTCCGATATGATCACGACACACAACGAACTGATTGCGCCGGAAGGTGCTCCTAAACCATTCGGCATGACCGGGGTCGAAACCACAATTATCATGCATCCCAGCGTCTGGAAAAGTTCGGGGCACTTCGATCTGTTCCACGACTTCATGGTGGATTCCAAAGAGTCCAAGACTCGCTTCCGCGTAGACCATGTTTCGGTTGCAGTCGCTTATGCTTCCGATCAGAAACCGGTCGCCTGTGAAACTTATATGGCGGACATCGGTGAGGAAGGTCTCTCTAAAACCAAACGCAAGCGGCTGGAAAAAGCAATTGCTGAATATGAGAAAGACAATAATCTTTCTAACAGCGAAGAGCCGCAGATTTCGGTTTGTAACCTGATGGAATACGCGAAAATGCTGGGAAATGCTGGCATTCCCGCGACCGGAAAACTGGAAGCCCGCTGTCCGGATACCGGAGGCGAATTGACTGAGCCCCGTGAGTTCAACCTGATGTTCAAAACAATCATCGGTGCCCTCTCGGGCGAAGAAGGAACCGCCTTTCTTCGTCCGGAAACCGCACAGGGGATGTTCGTGAACTTCAAGAATGTCGTCGACAGTGGTCGCGTGAAGGTGCCGTTCGGGATCGCCCAGATCGGAAAGAGTTTCCGTAACGAAATCACGCCGCGGAACTACACCTTCCGTTCGCGCGAATTCGAACAGATGGAAATGGAGTTCTTCTGTCATCCGGATGAATCCTTCGAATGGTATCAGTACTGGCGCGACCGCAGATACAACTGGTATATTCAGCACGGGATTAACCCTGAGAATCTGATTCTCCGCGACCATACGCAGGAAGAGCTGGCGCACTACTCCGTCGGGACGGCGGATGTCGAATACGCCTTCCCCTTCATGGAAGAAAACGAATACGGAGAACTGGAAGGGATTGCCCACCGTGGTGATTTTGACCTGCGTTCTCACATGGAAGGAAAACTGGTCCGTGAAGGCGATCAGCTGGTGGTTGAAAAGAACGAGCATGGTCAGCCTAAGTACAAAGGAAGTGGAAAAGATCTGACCTACTTTGACGATCAGACGCGCGAACGGTTCATTCCCCACGTGATTGAACCCGCTGCTGGGGCCGACCGGGCCACTCTGGCGTTCCTGTGTGAAGCGTACTATGAAGACGAACAACCCGATGATAAGGGGGAGATGCAGTCTCGTACTGTCATGCAGTTCCATCCCAAACTGGCACCGGTGAAAGCAGCCGTATTCCCACTGATCAAAAAAGCGGGCATGCCGGAAGTTGCTGCCGACATTTACGGGAAGTTGAAAAAGGCTGGAATCCAGGCCGTCTACGATCAGCAGGGAGCAATCGGGCGTCGTTATCGGCGTCAGGACGAGATCGGAACACCTTTCTGCTTGACAGTGGATGGGGATACCGAACAGGATAACTGTGTGACCATGCGTGATCGTGATTCGCTGAAACAGGAGCGAATTCCCATCGATGATATCGTGGCGGAAGTTCAACGGCGCATTCACGGCTAA
- a CDS encoding 2-phosphosulfolactate phosphatase: MPAEIRTCFLPVLSQPEEFSGSVAVILDILRASSTMTYALNSGAEAIIPCQEIDEARELAAQLRSAGEQVLLGGERKGIQIEGFDLDNSPARYPADVVQDRKIVFTTSNGTRALKRAIQARRILIGAFLNLDALLKILKASDGLIYLVCAGTDGVVTGEDCLCAGAIASELVEQCEQDLVLDDSTRIVIDHYQTQIQQPDGLLQGVRASLGGRNLIRRGFEEDIQLCCQRGLISQVPEFDHQTGLITFSAG; the protein is encoded by the coding sequence ATGCCTGCCGAGATACGAACCTGCTTTTTACCTGTCTTGTCACAACCTGAAGAGTTTTCAGGGAGTGTCGCTGTAATTCTGGATATTCTGCGTGCTTCGTCCACGATGACCTACGCGCTGAATTCCGGAGCCGAGGCGATCATTCCGTGTCAGGAAATCGACGAGGCCCGTGAACTGGCAGCGCAACTCCGGTCTGCAGGCGAGCAGGTTCTGCTCGGAGGCGAACGCAAAGGGATTCAGATTGAAGGCTTCGATCTGGATAATTCCCCGGCCCGCTATCCTGCTGACGTGGTACAGGACAGAAAGATTGTCTTCACGACCAGTAACGGCACACGGGCACTGAAACGGGCCATCCAGGCGCGACGAATCCTGATTGGGGCGTTTCTTAATCTGGACGCATTGCTGAAAATTCTCAAAGCGAGTGACGGGCTGATCTATCTGGTCTGTGCCGGAACGGATGGTGTCGTCACGGGAGAGGACTGTCTCTGTGCCGGTGCGATTGCATCCGAGCTGGTCGAGCAGTGCGAGCAGGATCTGGTATTGGACGATTCCACACGGATCGTGATCGATCATTACCAGACACAGATCCAGCAGCCAGACGGCCTGTTACAGGGAGTGCGCGCCAGCCTGGGAGGCCGCAACCTGATTCGGCGTGGCTTTGAAGAGGATATTCAACTATGTTGCCAGCGTGGACTGATTTCACAAGTCCCTGAATTTGATCACCAGACCGGCCTGATTACGTTTTCAGCCGGCTGA
- the purD gene encoding phosphoribosylamine--glycine ligase yields the protein MKVLVVGQGGREHALVWKLAQSESVSQVFCAPGNAGTCLDGTNVDISVSDIPRMVAFAKEEAIDLAIIGPEVPLVAGLADALRKEGIPVFGPSKAAAELEGSKSFAKQMMWKANVPTAKSETFNNFEAAEAFVEDREEQPLVIKADGLAAGKGVLICDTKQEALGAIRSLMKIREFGDAGKTVIIEEKLIGQEVSILAIVSGSTIIPLETSQDHKAAYDGDKGPNTGGMGAYSPAPLVTDSLMSEIIEKILVPMVNVMKIEDRPFNGILYAGLMITNQGPKVLEFNVRFGDPEAQPVLMRLKTDLGELLLAAAEERLDDIEPLEWDERPTVCVVMAAEGYPGDYQKGKVIRGLDEAAALADTKVFHAGTTMQDEQVVTDGGRVLGVTAIGDSISDAKLKAYQAVKCIRWDGAWCRKDISDKAR from the coding sequence ATGAAAGTGTTAGTGGTTGGTCAGGGTGGTCGGGAACATGCTCTGGTCTGGAAACTGGCTCAGTCCGAATCCGTCTCCCAGGTCTTTTGTGCTCCGGGTAATGCTGGCACCTGTCTGGATGGAACGAATGTGGATATCAGTGTTTCGGATATCCCCCGTATGGTCGCGTTTGCAAAAGAAGAAGCCATCGACCTGGCGATTATCGGCCCCGAAGTGCCACTGGTCGCAGGTCTGGCAGATGCCCTGCGGAAGGAAGGCATTCCGGTGTTTGGTCCTTCCAAGGCGGCTGCAGAGCTGGAAGGCAGTAAATCGTTCGCCAAGCAGATGATGTGGAAGGCGAATGTTCCCACAGCGAAATCAGAAACATTCAATAACTTTGAGGCGGCCGAGGCCTTTGTTGAAGACCGCGAAGAACAGCCGCTGGTGATTAAGGCAGACGGTCTGGCTGCGGGCAAAGGTGTGCTGATCTGTGACACAAAACAGGAAGCACTGGGTGCCATCAGGTCGCTGATGAAAATCAGAGAGTTCGGCGATGCAGGCAAAACCGTCATCATCGAAGAGAAACTGATTGGCCAGGAAGTCAGTATTCTGGCAATCGTCAGCGGTTCGACGATTATTCCCCTTGAAACTTCTCAGGATCACAAAGCAGCCTACGATGGAGACAAAGGCCCCAATACGGGAGGCATGGGAGCTTACAGCCCTGCACCACTGGTTACTGATTCATTGATGAGCGAGATCATCGAAAAGATTCTGGTGCCGATGGTCAACGTCATGAAAATTGAAGATCGTCCCTTTAACGGGATTCTCTACGCCGGTCTGATGATCACCAACCAGGGACCGAAGGTGCTGGAATTCAACGTGCGATTTGGTGATCCCGAAGCACAGCCGGTTCTGATGCGGCTCAAGACCGATCTGGGAGAACTCCTGCTCGCAGCCGCGGAAGAGCGTCTGGACGATATCGAGCCACTGGAGTGGGACGAACGTCCAACCGTTTGTGTGGTGATGGCCGCTGAAGGTTATCCCGGCGATTACCAAAAAGGGAAAGTCATTCGCGGCCTGGATGAAGCGGCAGCATTGGCAGATACGAAAGTCTTTCATGCAGGGACAACCATGCAGGATGAGCAGGTTGTCACCGATGGCGGGCGTGTGTTGGGAGTCACCGCGATTGGTGATTCGATCAGCGATGCCAAGTTGAAAGCCTACCAGGCTGTGAAGTGCATCCGCTGGGATGGTGCCTGGTGCCGCAAGGATATTTCCGACAAGGCTCGCTGA
- a CDS encoding aspartate-semialdehyde dehydrogenase — MFDTVAIIGATGAVGHIMRKLLEDRNFQAKQFRFLASARSAGKTLEFQGKTYTLEELTKDSFKGVELVIASTPDDVAAEFLPAAVEAGAIVIDESGYWRMKPEVALVVPEINPEAALEAKGIIASPNCSTTQMVMALKPLHDASPVKRVIVSTYQATSGAGVAGTSDLLEGSRAYLDEKDYDYQVFPHPIAFNAIPQIGSEKEDGYTSEEMKMVYETRKILGDESIQVNPTCVRIPVANCHSETITVETERPISPEEARKLFSEFPGITVVDDLQKLEYPLPSNCDGSDEVFIGRIRRDISNPNGLSFWCVSDNLRKGAATNAVQIAELLAKHKACT; from the coding sequence GTGTTTGATACTGTCGCCATCATTGGTGCCACCGGTGCCGTCGGGCACATCATGCGGAAACTGCTGGAAGATCGGAACTTCCAGGCGAAACAATTTCGATTTCTGGCTTCGGCCCGCTCCGCAGGCAAAACACTCGAATTTCAGGGAAAAACATACACTCTGGAAGAACTGACCAAAGATTCTTTTAAGGGAGTCGAGCTGGTCATCGCGTCTACTCCGGATGATGTTGCCGCCGAATTTCTGCCCGCTGCAGTCGAAGCCGGCGCGATCGTCATCGATGAATCGGGTTACTGGCGGATGAAGCCGGAAGTGGCACTTGTCGTTCCGGAAATCAATCCCGAAGCCGCCCTGGAAGCAAAAGGCATTATCGCCAGCCCTAACTGTTCGACCACTCAGATGGTCATGGCCCTGAAGCCGCTGCACGATGCTTCTCCTGTGAAACGGGTAATCGTCAGCACTTACCAGGCAACCAGTGGAGCAGGGGTTGCCGGCACCAGCGATCTACTGGAAGGTTCACGAGCCTATCTGGACGAGAAAGACTACGACTATCAGGTATTTCCTCACCCGATCGCCTTTAATGCGATCCCTCAGATCGGTAGCGAAAAGGAAGACGGATACACCAGCGAAGAAATGAAGATGGTGTACGAAACCCGTAAAATCCTTGGTGATGAATCCATCCAGGTCAATCCAACCTGTGTCCGGATTCCCGTTGCCAACTGTCACAGCGAAACCATTACGGTCGAAACCGAACGCCCGATTTCACCAGAAGAAGCCCGCAAGCTCTTCTCTGAATTCCCCGGAATCACCGTAGTAGACGACCTGCAGAAACTGGAATACCCGCTCCCCTCGAACTGTGATGGAAGCGATGAAGTCTTTATCGGACGGATCCGCCGTGATATTTCGAATCCGAACGGGCTCTCATTCTGGTGCGTCAGCGATAACCTGCGTAAAGGGGCCGCCACCAATGCGGTTCAAATCGCAGAACTGCTGGCGAAACACAAAGCCTGCACCTAA
- the lysA gene encoding diaminopimelate decarboxylase, translated as MTAFHYQNDELFCENVPVAQLAEEFGTPLWIYSKSAFLGRLKEIQDAFAEVDPVICYSVKANGNLSILKTMNDAGSSFDVVSGGELFRVKQAGADTTRVVFAGVGKTDEEIRQALQADILMFDVESEAELDAIAAIAGELGCVGRVALRLNPDIDAKTHHKTTTGKKGNKFGMDIERATELADKVLKDDRLELTGIHMHLGSPILSTDPYAKAVKKGAEVIQQLRDKGHNTNWMNLGGGFGISYKTDEGPSAQTYADVIVPTIKEIGCRLALEPGRFIAGNSGILVSQIVFTKREGGKLFYIQDGGMTDLVRPAMYDSYHRVWPVKPKVPMPFDCEGEIAGCEPADVVGPVCESCDYFAKDRYLPHMERGDYLCMFSAGAYGSVMSSNYNARPRSAEILVDGSEYQVIRRRETYEELIALEQA; from the coding sequence ATGACCGCCTTTCATTACCAAAACGATGAACTGTTCTGTGAAAATGTCCCTGTTGCCCAACTGGCAGAAGAATTTGGAACTCCGCTCTGGATCTACTCCAAATCAGCTTTCCTGGGACGGTTAAAAGAGATTCAGGATGCGTTCGCCGAAGTCGATCCGGTCATCTGCTACTCGGTCAAAGCGAATGGCAACCTGAGCATTCTCAAGACCATGAACGACGCCGGCAGTAGTTTCGACGTCGTTTCCGGTGGAGAACTGTTCCGAGTAAAACAGGCTGGTGCAGACACCACACGTGTGGTCTTCGCGGGAGTTGGTAAGACGGACGAAGAAATCCGCCAGGCGCTCCAGGCCGACATTCTGATGTTCGACGTTGAGAGTGAAGCCGAACTGGACGCGATCGCTGCCATCGCGGGAGAGTTGGGCTGCGTCGGTCGGGTCGCACTGCGTCTCAACCCGGATATCGATGCGAAAACACACCACAAAACCACGACCGGTAAAAAGGGCAACAAGTTCGGTATGGACATCGAACGGGCCACCGAACTGGCAGATAAGGTTCTCAAAGATGATCGTCTCGAGCTGACCGGCATCCATATGCACCTTGGTTCGCCGATCCTTTCGACCGATCCGTATGCCAAAGCGGTTAAAAAGGGAGCTGAAGTCATTCAGCAGCTGCGAGATAAAGGCCATAACACCAACTGGATGAATCTGGGTGGTGGTTTTGGGATCAGCTACAAAACGGATGAAGGCCCCTCCGCACAGACTTATGCCGACGTGATCGTTCCTACAATCAAGGAGATCGGCTGTCGTCTGGCTCTGGAACCCGGACGTTTCATCGCCGGAAACTCAGGCATCCTGGTCAGCCAGATCGTCTTCACCAAACGGGAAGGGGGCAAGCTGTTCTATATCCAGGATGGCGGCATGACCGATCTCGTCCGTCCCGCGATGTACGATTCCTATCATCGCGTCTGGCCCGTCAAACCCAAGGTCCCCATGCCCTTTGACTGTGAAGGGGAAATCGCAGGCTGCGAGCCTGCAGACGTCGTGGGTCCAGTTTGCGAGTCCTGCGATTATTTCGCCAAGGACCGCTATCTGCCTCACATGGAACGGGGCGACTATCTCTGCATGTTTAGTGCGGGTGCCTATGGTTCTGTGATGAGCAGCAACTACAACGCCCGCCCCCGTAGTGCAGAAATTCTGGTGGATGGCAGCGAGTATCAGGTCATTCGCCGTCGCGAAACCTACGAAGAGCTGATCGCACTCGAGCAGGCTTAA
- a CDS encoding HEAT repeat domain-containing protein codes for MSLNNRILALIALVFLCALSTPSSVWSQEPPPATTPETTTATGLTADDLLLSKPETPEQLMQAVVQLTDLGHAASAKAYLDQLLKGNPDDELILKLRDKYGPAAFLRLANNKKLQPESITLLKKMESAFRAYATDPSRINSLIDALSGTPTERDIAIIQLKSAGEIVAPPILKQLSQSEDPARNDELTFALTQLGDPVVPPLIAALRAPQEKIRKIAADVLGDLARPADALYLWNPAFSQSQPQNVQVAARLALAKILGKNPRKTYELNRHEAQLVLKNAALNLYQKHEAKSETQSIWVWDNAAQTVVKKELPAQEVNLIEGLRLAKEALEMSPDKQDVQTLYLAMALALEAYQVGWNQPLPEGPGTTFNLALLSGPSAVSRVLALAMKQGHTPSALAALKALGQIGSRTLLHEQLDKHSSLIAALNYPDRRVQFAAAAAILQLDPAKPFPGANRVISILTRALRGEGTQAAIVVDSSIPRGQTMAGVFHELGYETTPVQTGMAGFKAATDRMDVEFIALEHNIARWGLSQTIANLRADSRTANIPIIIYGPLRLQNKIEYSTRYYPLVKYMVESENTDDIGSQLKPFLEGLKTPELTGELRSEYRAAALYWLSHIASSQRTNIYDLKQAEQPLLDLVSDRSLASNALITLGGIPTRTAQEDLVQVITTPTYEADVREIAALQLAFHIQKFGLMIDTMQISALQKAYQAAKDPKLNTALASVMGTLMPDSKVVGERLQKFQPAGALP; via the coding sequence ATGTCTTTAAATAACCGGATCCTGGCATTAATTGCTCTGGTATTTCTCTGCGCTTTGAGTACGCCTTCTTCCGTCTGGTCTCAAGAACCACCACCGGCCACAACTCCTGAAACAACAACGGCTACCGGCCTGACTGCCGATGATCTGCTGCTCTCCAAGCCTGAGACCCCCGAACAGCTGATGCAGGCTGTGGTCCAGCTGACAGACCTGGGGCATGCGGCTTCCGCCAAAGCGTATCTGGACCAGTTGCTGAAAGGCAATCCAGACGATGAACTGATCCTGAAGCTCCGTGACAAGTACGGTCCCGCTGCTTTCCTCCGCCTGGCTAATAACAAGAAACTGCAACCCGAGTCGATCACCCTATTGAAGAAAATGGAATCCGCCTTCCGGGCGTATGCCACAGATCCCTCCCGGATTAACTCCCTGATCGATGCACTTTCGGGAACACCTACGGAACGAGACATTGCCATCATTCAGCTCAAATCGGCAGGCGAGATTGTCGCCCCTCCGATCCTCAAACAACTGAGCCAGAGCGAAGACCCGGCACGAAATGACGAACTGACATTCGCCCTGACACAACTCGGTGATCCTGTTGTTCCGCCACTGATCGCTGCCCTGCGGGCACCGCAGGAGAAAATTCGTAAAATCGCAGCAGACGTTCTCGGCGATCTCGCCCGACCGGCTGATGCTCTCTACCTCTGGAATCCCGCATTTTCCCAGAGCCAGCCACAAAACGTTCAAGTGGCTGCCCGCTTGGCACTGGCCAAGATCCTGGGTAAAAACCCCCGCAAGACCTATGAGCTGAATCGCCATGAAGCGCAGCTTGTACTGAAAAATGCGGCCCTCAACCTGTACCAGAAACATGAAGCGAAATCAGAAACTCAGTCCATCTGGGTCTGGGACAATGCGGCTCAAACGGTTGTCAAGAAGGAACTCCCCGCCCAGGAAGTCAACCTGATTGAAGGACTCCGACTGGCCAAAGAAGCTCTGGAAATGTCTCCGGACAAACAAGACGTACAAACACTCTATCTGGCAATGGCGCTCGCCCTTGAAGCATACCAGGTTGGCTGGAATCAGCCATTACCCGAAGGCCCCGGCACGACCTTCAACCTGGCCCTGCTTTCTGGTCCCTCTGCAGTCAGCCGTGTGCTGGCCCTGGCGATGAAACAGGGGCATACTCCCAGTGCTCTCGCCGCCCTCAAGGCGCTGGGGCAGATCGGTTCGCGCACACTGCTGCACGAACAGCTCGACAAGCACTCGTCTCTGATCGCCGCCCTGAATTACCCCGATCGACGGGTACAGTTCGCCGCCGCTGCAGCGATTCTGCAGCTTGACCCGGCAAAACCCTTTCCAGGCGCCAACCGCGTGATCAGCATCCTGACCCGCGCTCTGCGGGGCGAGGGGACACAGGCTGCGATCGTGGTCGACAGCAGCATTCCCCGGGGACAGACCATGGCGGGTGTGTTCCACGAACTGGGATATGAAACCACGCCGGTCCAAACAGGCATGGCCGGTTTCAAAGCCGCCACCGATCGTATGGATGTCGAATTCATCGCGCTGGAACATAACATTGCACGCTGGGGACTCTCTCAAACCATCGCCAACTTGAGAGCCGATTCCCGGACCGCAAATATCCCAATCATCATCTATGGCCCACTGCGTCTACAGAATAAGATTGAATACTCGACGCGGTACTATCCGCTGGTCAAGTATATGGTCGAATCAGAAAACACAGACGACATCGGATCGCAACTCAAGCCGTTTCTGGAGGGACTGAAAACTCCTGAACTTACCGGCGAACTTCGTTCCGAATACCGGGCAGCAGCCTTGTACTGGCTTTCGCATATCGCTTCCAGTCAGCGAACGAATATCTATGATCTGAAACAGGCAGAGCAACCTCTACTGGACCTGGTTTCCGACCGCAGCCTGGCATCGAACGCCCTGATCACCCTGGGTGGGATTCCAACCCGCACTGCTCAGGAGGACCTCGTTCAGGTCATTACGACTCCGACCTATGAGGCTGATGTACGTGAAATCGCTGCCTTACAG